CGGCGCCGTTGAAGATCCAGACCTCGAAGCCGACTGTGGTGCCGATCGGCAGGCCCATCCGCCAGAAGGCGCGATAGCGGCTCCAATCCGGCCGCCAGAACCGGCCGAACAGATGATAGCGCCGGAAGCGCCGGTCGAGCGAGACTACCATTGCGAGACCGGCGAACATCAGAGTTGAGGCCAGCGCCGTCGCCAGTCCCGATCCGGGCAGGCCGAGCGCCGGAAAGCCGAGCCGTCCGAACATCAGCACCCAGTTGGCGAAGGCGTTGAAGGCGACCGCGAAGAGCACGGTGACGAAGACCCAGAACGGCCGCTGCAGTGCTGCAAGGAAACCGCGCAGGACGAGATAGCAATAGAAGGGCAGGAGCCCCCATTGCAGCGTGTGCAGATAGGAGGCTGCGGCTGCCGCCAGCGCCGGATTCTGGCCCATCGCCTTGAGGATCGTCTCGGCCTGCCAGAGGCAGAGCCACATCGGCCCGGCCATGGTCGCCGCCACCCAGAATCCTTGGCGCACGGTGCGGCGCACGTCGCGAACTGAGTGCCGGTTCCGTCCGAGCTCGATCGCAACCATCGGTGCGACGGCTGCCATCACGCCGATGCCGAAGATCAGGAAGGCCATGTAGAGATTGGAAGCGAGCGCGCCGGCCGCCAGCGAATCCGGGCCGAGGTGGCCCATCATCACGACGTCGGTCGCCGTCATCGCCGTCTGCGCGACATTGGTCAGCACCATCGGCCAGCTCAGCGCCAGCATGGCCTTGACCTCGGTGAGCCAGGGGCTCGCCGACCGATAGGGGAGCGCGATCTGCGACATCGCTGCCTTTTATCTGGGCAGATTGCTCCTTCACAGTCCTTGTCGCGCCGGGGCGAGCCGCGCCCTGCGCGGGGCGCGCTGCCGGTCCGCGCGGCCACGCTGATTCTGCCTCTTGCGCGTGCGGCCCGGTTCCTGCCTGCTGCGCATCGGGACCAATCCATGCCTGCCTGCGGAGAGCCGACGAGATGAGCACCAACCTGCGGATTGATGGGGAGCGTCTCGTATCGCGACTGGCGGCCCTGTCGAAGATCGGCGCGACGCCGGAAGGGGGCTGTCGGCGGCTGGCGCTGACCGACGAGGACAAAGAGGGCCGCGACTGGCTGGTCGGCCAGCTCAACGCGCTCGGCC
This sequence is a window from Bosea vestrisii. Protein-coding genes within it:
- a CDS encoding MATE family efflux transporter, whose product is MSQIALPYRSASPWLTEVKAMLALSWPMVLTNVAQTAMTATDVVMMGHLGPDSLAAGALASNLYMAFLIFGIGVMAAVAPMVAIELGRNRHSVRDVRRTVRQGFWVAATMAGPMWLCLWQAETILKAMGQNPALAAAAASYLHTLQWGLLPFYCYLVLRGFLAALQRPFWVFVTVLFAVAFNAFANWVLMFGRLGFPALGLPGSGLATALASTLMFAGLAMVVSLDRRFRRYHLFGRFWRPDWSRYRAFWRMGLPIGTTVGFEVWIFNGAAFLMGLIGPTSLAAHAIAIQIASLCFMVPMGIGQAGTVRVGRAFGAGDSEGIARAGATALALATAFMCFTALLMLLIPHWLVVPFLDTGKPRAAEVAQLAILFLFYAAIFQIVDGVQVVGVSILRGLRDTRVPMLFAGLGYWGIGLPLSAALGFLTPLAGVGVWIGLATGLAIVAVLMLARWFARERLGLTKGARGQAS